Genomic segment of Phycisphaerales bacterium:
GCCGCAACCGACCCGCGCGGTACGTTGAGGCCCGCTTGTGCAAGCAGCGCCTTTCCCTGGTATTCGTGCAGACGGGCCACCGTTAGTCACCTCTCGACGTCGCGGCAACGCAGCGCGCTGTGCGCCGCGAGTGGGATCGTATGCACCGCGGTCCGGCTGGATGATCGGCTCTGGTGCGCATAGCCTCCGAATCGCGGCCGGCCGAACGCAGCACACCGGGACGAATCCATGACGCACCTGATGCTCAGCAACTGCTCCATTGCACCAGTCACAACCGACGATCTGGAGGATATCTACCGGCTCATCGGCGACATCTATCGCGAGTATGGCATGACCCTGGTGCTTGCGGATGAAGCCGAACAGCACCTGGCCGACCCCGGCGCCTACTTTCGCAAAAACGGGGGCGAATTCTGGGTTGTGCGCGACGCCCGCGACGGGCGCCTCATCGCCACTGCAGCGGTCCACCTGCACGAGGAGGATCAGAACACCGCCGAACTCAAGAGCCTCTACGTGCATCGCGACCACCGGCGCGGCGGCTTCGGCCGGGCCCTGACCACGCTGGCGATGCGCTACGCCAGGTCGCGCGGCCGCAGGCGATTCGTTCTCTGGTCGGACACGCGCCTTACCGCGGCTCATGCCATGTACGAGTCCATGGGCTTTGTGCGCTGCGGCGAGCGCGACATCGTCGATTCGAACAACTCGCACGAGTACGGCTTCGAAATCGCGCTGAGCGACTGACGCCGGCCGCGCAGGCGCGCCAACAATACGCCATGCCCACGTCGCCCCCCGCCGCCGAACTGCAGGCCCTGCCGCTTCGAATGAATACACCGCGGGCCTGGGCCGAGCAGGCGCTCGCCGGCGACCGCATGGCGCTGCTTAACGATCACGCCCATCTCGAAAAGAAAGCGGCGAGCAACGCGCTGGAACTGCTCCACCGCTGGCCCGATCCCGTCCCGCCGGAGAACTGGGTGAAGGCGATGGCAACCGTGGCCCGGGATGAAGTCGAACACCTCGCGCTGGTGACGCGGCTGATCTCGCGCCGCGGCGGGCGACTGACCAAGAACCACCGCAATCCCTACGCCAATGCGCTGCGCGAACTCGTGCGGCTTGGAGAAGGAACCGTCGAACTCATGGACCGGTTGATGGTTTCGGCGCTCATTGAGGCGCGCAGTTGCGAACGCTTTGCGCTGCTGGCCGAAGCGTGCACCGACGATCGCGAGCTGCGCAAACTCTACGGCAACCTCTGGGCGTCAGAACACGGCCACTACCGCATCTTCATCGATCTCGCCGAACAGGTCGTGCCGGCGAAGATCGTCAAGAGCCGCTGGAACCAGATGCTCGACGCGGAGGCGGAGATCATCCGATCGCAGTCGCCGGGCCCGCGCATGCACAGTTGGCCGGGTTGAGCCGCGCGCTGCAGCGTGCGGGGGTGGCCCTCAGCGCCCGTCGATCATGCGCCACACACCGCCGAGCACCGAGCCTTCGCCCGTCTGCTTACCGCCGCGACTGGGCGCGCAGGCGAGAATGCGATCGGCGAGCCGGCTGAAGGGCAGCGTCTGGAGCCAGACGGTGCCGGGTCCGCGGAGCACGGCGTGGAAGAGCCCCTCGCCGCCGAAGAGGGCGGTCTTGACGCCGCCGACGAACTGGATGTCGTAATCGATCGTGGTTTCGAAGCCGACGATGCAGCCGGTATCGACGCGGAGCGTCTGACCGTGTTCGAGTCGGTGCCGGGTCACCGAGCCTCCCGCGTGGAGGAACGCATAGCCGTCGCCGGTGAGTCGCTGCAGGATGAATCCTTCGCCGCCGAAGAAGCCGGCGCCGAGGCGGCGGTTGAAGGCGATTTCGACGTTGGTGCCGTACGCCGCGCAAAGAAACGCGTCCTTCTGGCAGATGACGTGGTTGCCGTGCTCGCGCAGCGGCAGCGCCACAACGTGGCCCGGATAGGGCGCGGCGAACGCGACGTTGCGCCGCTGGGCGCCCTTGTTGGCGAACATCGTGATGAAGAAACTCTCGCCGGCGATCATCCGCTTGCCCGCCTCGAAGAGCTTGCCGAACAGTCCTCCGCCGTCCTGCATCGACAACTGCGTGGCCATTTCGATGTCGTCTTCCATGTACATCATCGCCCCGGCCTCGGCCACACAGGCCTCCTGCGGATCGAGCGTGATGACCACGGCCTGGAGATCATCGCCGATGATCTCATAGTCAATCTCATGCGACTGCATTCGACTTCTCCTGCGGCAGGTTTCGTTGCGGCGCCGCCTCCGGCGCCAGGTGCGGTCATTCTACGGCTGCGGACGAATCAAAAAATGACGCGGCTCCCCGGCAACGATTGCCGGGGAGCCGCGACGTTGTGAGCCGAAGAACGGTCAGGCGATCACGGGAGTTGAGCCACGTTGCTCAAGTTGCAGCCCGGGATGTCGTGCATCTGCAGGTAGCCGCGGCACGCGGCCTGCCCCGCCGCTCCGCTGCGCTGGCCGCTGCCCGAGGCGCCGGATCCGAACGTGTTCACGAGCTGGATGCTGTTACTGCCCAGCCCAAGCACCGTGCCTTGGCAGGGCCCGAAGGGAATCACGAACGAGCCAGTGTTCTTGGCGAACACCAGTGCGAGGGTGACGTTGGGAATCGCATTCGACCAGTTCACCGTCACCGTGCCCGGGCACGTGCCTGTAACTGAGAGGTTGAACCCGCCTCCAGCGCCGCTGTAGGTGCGGAACGTGTAGTCGTAGTTCGGGAACGGCTGGAAGCCGGCGTTGGCGAAGACCTGGCCGTGCGGGTAACCATTGCTCGTATCGCCGGAGATGCCCAGGGTGGTGTTGCCCTTGAACACGAGGTAGTACGTCCTGTTGGCGACGATGGACACGGGGTTCCAGTAGACATCGATCCACTGACCCTGCGTCCCGACGGCCGAACCGGAGGCCAGCCGCGTGCCGCCCGCGTTCGGGAGGCGGTCCCAGAGTTCGATCGTGACCGTGTCCTTCTCACCGATGCCGGAGCGCAGTTCGATCCCGGCGCCGCAGATTCTCGAGGCGCTCTGGTGCTGGAACGACTGGGCGAGGTCAGCCTGGCTGAATCCGGCCATGTAGGAGTTGTTGGTGTCGGCGTTCTGGTCGATGTCGCAGGCGCCGCTGCGGAGCGAAACGACGATGTTGTCCCAGGCCGTGTTGCCTTCGATCTGCCCGCCGCC
This window contains:
- a CDS encoding GNAT family N-acetyltransferase, whose translation is MTHLMLSNCSIAPVTTDDLEDIYRLIGDIYREYGMTLVLADEAEQHLADPGAYFRKNGGEFWVVRDARDGRLIATAAVHLHEEDQNTAELKSLYVHRDHRRGGFGRALTTLAMRYARSRGRRRFVLWSDTRLTAAHAMYESMGFVRCGERDIVDSNNSHEYGFEIALSD
- a CDS encoding tRNA-(ms[2]io[6]A)-hydroxylase, giving the protein MPTSPPAAELQALPLRMNTPRAWAEQALAGDRMALLNDHAHLEKKAASNALELLHRWPDPVPPENWVKAMATVARDEVEHLALVTRLISRRGGRLTKNHRNPYANALRELVRLGEGTVELMDRLMVSALIEARSCERFALLAEACTDDRELRKLYGNLWASEHGHYRIFIDLAEQVVPAKIVKSRWNQMLDAEAEIIRSQSPGPRMHSWPG
- a CDS encoding TIGR00266 family protein: MQSHEIDYEIIGDDLQAVVITLDPQEACVAEAGAMMYMEDDIEMATQLSMQDGGGLFGKLFEAGKRMIAGESFFITMFANKGAQRRNVAFAAPYPGHVVALPLREHGNHVICQKDAFLCAAYGTNVEIAFNRRLGAGFFGGEGFILQRLTGDGYAFLHAGGSVTRHRLEHGQTLRVDTGCIVGFETTIDYDIQFVGGVKTALFGGEGLFHAVLRGPGTVWLQTLPFSRLADRILACAPSRGGKQTGEGSVLGGVWRMIDGR